A window of Echeneis naucrates chromosome 13, fEcheNa1.1, whole genome shotgun sequence contains these coding sequences:
- the ca4b gene encoding carbonic anhydrase 4b translates to MWEVILGSKEAKRWAGCGPDDLAVGMDSPAGSPHCRGSLFLDTPFCPGDPYRIVSGAGPEAWGQVFQRCSGRSQSPVNIVTRRLVLDERLTPFHLTGYQERFHSSLLNNGHTVQLDLPSSIRIKGGNLPTSYKALQVHLHWGKDGGLGSEHTIDGERFSMEMHIVHIKEEYDSLAQAERDRAGVAVLGFFFQESASANKKFDTLINALKYIQQPTDSTTLKGVSLGMLTPSPNNMTKYFRYEGSLTTPNCAEAVVWSLFEKAIPLSREQLAAFSQLRFSDGQRMVRNYRPVEPLNGRQVYYSGGQAAPASTALLIMSVLVSSARYLHTAA, encoded by the exons ATGTGGGAGGTCATTCTTGGGAGTAAAGAGGCAAAGAGGTGGGCAGGGTGTGGGCCAGATGACCTGGCGGTTGGCATGGATTCCCCTGCTGGTTCCCCACACTGCCGGGGTTCACTGTTCCTGGATACTCCCTTCTGTCCAGGTGACCCCTACAG GATTGTGTCAGGGGCAG GTCCAGAAGCCTGGGGGCAGGTTTTTCAGCGCTGCAGTGGCAGATCCCAGTCTCCTGTTAATATTGTTACAAGGCGTTTGGTACTTGATGAACGTCTCACTCCTTTTCACCTCACCGGATACCAAGAGAGATTTCACAGTTCCCTCCTAAACAATGGTCATACCG ttcaATTGGATTTGCCTTCCAGTATAAGGATCAAAGGAGGAAATTTGCCCACATCATACAAAGCACTTCAAGTTCATCTGCACTGGGGCAAAGATGGAGGGCTGGGGTCCGAGCACACCATAGATGGGGAGCGATTTTCAATGGAG ATGCACATAGTTCACATAAAAGAAGAATACGACTCTCTAGCCCAGGCTGAAAGAGACCGTGCTGGTGTGGCGGTTCTTGGATTTTTCTTCcag gAGTCTGCGTCTGCAAATAAGAAATTTGATACTTTGATAAATGCCCTGAAATACATTCAACAACCCA CTGACAGCACCACACTCAAAGGTGTGTCCTTGGGCATGTTGACCCCTTCGCCCAACAACATGACCAAGTACTTTCGCTATGAAGGCTCCCTCACGACACCAAACTGTGCGGAGGCGGTTGTCTGGAGCCTGTTTGAAAAAGCTATTCCTCTCAGCAGGGAACAG CTCGCTGCCTTTTCCCAGCTCCGCTTCTCTGATGGGCAGCGAATGGTGAGAAACTACCGACCAGTGGAGCCACTGAATGGGAGGCAGGTGTATTACTCCGGAGGTCAGGCCGCTCCGGCCAGCACTGCGTTACTCATCATGTCAGTGCTTGTGTCCAGTGCACGCTACCTGCACACTGCAGCGTGA